ctgggctaacaacaacatgtagaattactgatgctagcattggatgtgcttgtggaagcagaacaacttgtcgtagagctggtatgtgtctttATGGACGTGGGCCTtactttttttaaccatttatacattttcgagcaaacggaatgagcagcagctacgtttagctacatacggaccgttagtggaatacccacgagagagtaacggttaatgtgattggatgttaattatttgactaggctacctgtatttgacattgtgttgtttcgttaaacactagatggtttaattttatttttggcagtgaaacgaggctactcggGTGAGAAAAAAatctcacccaaatgtatagccccattggaaaatataaatggactgtttgaaaatgttatTATTAACTTtttatgtgaatcacatttttatttgctGTACCCCCAATGGCATTGcttaccccagtttgggaatacctgtttCAGCGGAACAATAGATGAAAGGCTTGTCCTCTGAATATTTCCATCTTCTTCActcactcttctctctttcctcacagGTTCCATGCTTTCTCTAGCCATGAAGAAACTTGTTCAAGGCAACTCAGATGAGGTGTGTACACCAACAAAACAAGCTCCTCTTGTGTTCAATCTGTTTGAACTAATGAATAATAGGAATGATGAACATATTGAATTGTAACTTGTCTATGTGTGTTTAGGCCCAGGAGGAAATGGCCTGGAAGATCGCTAAGATGATCGTCAATGACGTAGTACACCAGGCGCACCACAACAGTCCTGACAAATCCACCAAAGTATGTCAAATTGTTCCGGATATCTGTATGCCCCAAGCTAATGCATTTGTCTAATACAGTAGTcaactatatcaaataaaatgacTTCAGTCATGACAAGTTTACTGTTGTATGATGATTGTCCATGTTTcattgtccatctctctccctagtTATGACCCTCCAGTGGAGAACCAAAATATTGTCACTCCCttcatcctatagagacagaccgtGACAGACAGATGTCACCTGGTCCAGTGATGAACTGCACACTGGATTCACCTTATGGTGAAACGCATCAATGAAGGTAGAAGAACAAAAGCATTCCATCATCTCCTGAATCAACTTGTACTGGTTTGTGTGTGAATATATGTGAGTGAGCGAAAGACTTGAAGTATATCGTCGTAACACTATGAAGGTATCTCTGAACAAATGAAGTGGGAAAAGAAAAGCCAACAAGGCGGTTGCACAAAGAGCACCCGACTTCCTTCCTTCCAGAACAAAAAGGAGGGATGACAAACAAGGACGCAAAATGGTGCTGAACGGGAGCTGTCAGAAAGAGCAGCACTTCAGAAAGCAATGGTGCTGCCGTGGTTACTTCTGTTACCATGCCATCTAAGAGGGAGCCTGCAGGGGCCTGAAGCATCCTTCACTAAGCAATCACTAAGAAGACTAGGTTGTCCTCGCCATCTTCTCTCCGTAACCCAACCACCACTACAGCCTTTGCCCATTCCTCATTCTTTGTTTTTAGATTAAATCAATTTGAAAGTGGTCAGACCAATGACCCCCAAAAATTCCATCTGGAAGTAGGGGCTTTGTGCAGTTTTATTTTGTGGCAGATGCGTATCCTGCTTATATTCCTTGGCAGTCCTGGTGTATTTTGTCAGTGGGGTGGGTTACTATGATGAGATGGTGAGTCAGAGTTTTCCTTTCCTACCCTCCTGACTGAGCCCAAATGTACTTTCTAGAGCAGGTCAGACAAGTTACAGTCAAACTGGAATGGACCTTCTTGATTCCCTGGTCTTGCCATCTACCTGTAGCTCTGGCGACCCCTGGCACCTTGTCCATATCATTAGAGAGCATAGGCTAATAAATAGATACGTGGTATTATGGCCTGAAGAAGACGTGCTACAGTTGCAATGAAAGAAGAACTCCAGGCTACTCCATGTATTGTTATAAATATGTACATTTCTGGTTTACCCCCCATATATTAATGTTAGTTATTTTTTTATGGTGATTGTTGCAGTTTTCTTTTTTGTATGTACTGTCGAAAGCAATGTTTAAGCAAATCTCATTGAAAGGTACTCAGTGAATGTAATGTTAATATTATTATGACTTTGCTTGAACCTCATTGAGATGTGTGGAAAAGAACCAGAAAATACTATTTTGGTACTATGTACCGCTAATATTGTTTCTCTGATCTATGTGTTCTTAATCTATAATATATTTAAATTGTGTttgatttaaatatatatatatattattgaaatGTTTGCCTTGTGTTTGtctattttgttttttttatacagAAGGGACAGAAATGCTACCAATGATGGAAAATGACAGACTTCTTTCTCTTTGCACTGATTATGTATGAAATCTTGTCTGCTGCCAAACAGGGGTGGATTTGGCTCTATTTCAGTCGTCATTAGCTTGTTGGCTGGTCATAGTTTGTGGCCATCACGTTGTTAATTGCACTTGGGTATTTAACCTCTAGTATTGCCAGATGGTAATGCAACCTGTAATTCAGCAAATTAATGCTCATCCCAGTGCAGTTTCAAGTGTGTGGTTAGCTTTTGCATAAGCTCTATTGGTGTTGTTGCTGCAGTTTTGCTCATCCAATTAGTTTTATCCTCATTAATGTTGTACAGTATGATATACTTTATTGTAAGTATTTTATGGCATTCATGTAATAAAACTGTTCTGCCTATATTGTAGCTAAAGTAGGCAACGTTATCAAATAGCAAAAATCTGATTTTTCTTGTTGCAATGCCATTTAACCAGTGGGGGGCAATGTGGACTGTATTGAAACATACATGAGAGATAAATGTCTAACGACAAATGATTAGCAATAAGTATATAATATTCAGTGATTTGGATGTTTGTTTAAACGACAAAAATAGCGTTTTGTCCAATAGTAATAATTAGGACTAGGTTATTTCACTGTAAATATTAGTTCCTCTTGTTTCCCACAGACAATTGTAGTAAAACATTGGCACTTTAGCAAATGTTTAGCCAAATGGGCAATCTTTGTGGTTTAGTATCACTTTGATCTAAACATGTATTTACCTACCATAAGTAACACGAGGACACAAGTGAAGGTGTTCAACATTTCTCTTGATGGGGATACGCCCACTTGAGTATTCCCTGTGCGCAATGACGCGCGCGCCAACGTGGACACCTTTGTGTTGCCCACTGGTTACCACGCGTAACCAAAACCACGGCTTCTCCTGCTGAACAAAGCGCGGCGACTCAAATCCCCGGACCTATAGACAGCAACTGCAACACTAACATATGTTTTATTTTGCGTCTCGTGAGTAAAATAAATTCGATTAAGATAATTTGATGGTCGCCGCATGGAAATATGGAACTATCTACGGAATGACAGTTGCGCAACTCTGTTTCGGGTGTGACAAACAGCATTTGTGTCCTGCCGTGACTCATTTCTAGATTCTCAAGTATAGTCGCGGATAGCCTATTTAAAGGAGACATTACTTCTTGTTGAGGTGGCAGCTTGTTTACGGAGAAGTGCTCATATTTGACTCTTTTATGAAATCACGAGCCGATGTTTGGGTCACTGGATTATCCCTTTAAATCATCACGGATAACAAATTGTTAACTAGTTATTTTGCTGCAGGAGGCTGCTGGTGTAAAATTTGTTGGGGAGAGCTTCAGTTGATCTCTTCTGGGTGTGTGAGCTCCAAATGCATTCATTGCTGGATCGGAAGAAGAAAGAAGCCGGGGTTGGGATCGATCTGTCTCTGAGCTACTCGTTGCCCCAAGCTGCGAGGATGTTCAGCTGTGTGGGCTGCTTTTGGGTCTTCCTGTCCTCCGCTCTGGTCGCTATTTGTAGTTTCAGCTTTATATCATCTGCGTGGATTGTCAAGGACCATCTGAAAAACAAGGACTCGGTGAGCTTCGGTTTACTTTGGCACTGCTCGGAGTCCCTGGACCATATGTACAGATGCTACACCTTCGGAGGACTCGGGAAATTCGCTGAGATTCCATCCAGCTCGTGGCAGGTACACGATCATACATGGATCATACATGCAATACTTTAATTAATGTGTTATGGTAACAACTTAGTAAACAGTGTTGCGTACAATGGCAACAATGTTTATTACATTGTTATTACATCTCAATAATTTAGCAACTACATGATCATACAGTGGCTTCCAGATTCCACAAAGGATAGTGTTCATTATGTTGTCTGTGATGAGCAAACATACCCCTTTGTCTTATAAGACCAGCTGAGAGAGGACTTTGAGC
The Oncorhynchus keta strain PuntledgeMale-10-30-2019 chromosome 11, Oket_V2, whole genome shotgun sequence genome window above contains:
- the LOC118390079 gene encoding LHFPL tetraspan subfamily member 7 protein isoform X3; its protein translation is MHSLLDRKKKEAGVGIDLSLSYSLPQAARMFSCVGCFWVFLSSALVAICSFSFISSAWIVKDHLKNKDSVSFGLLWHCSESLDHMYRCYTFGGLGKFAEIPSSSWQTSVVLCSGGCAVLAVSSLLAIITIFLPSGGCERRICTLAGYMQMTAGTHEQLTTESPTQIGPSRVVKDSDDSSSSINNRGQHHRTPGHGRRY